Proteins encoded together in one Cyanobium sp. WAJ14-Wanaka window:
- the cobN gene encoding cobaltochelatase subunit CobN, giving the protein MHRLASIPGALDPADAGAFIEQPPAPVLLLSSADTDLVAIDRLLAQEPELLADHPLRGLNISAISHPAVLDHYISSTVSQARLVVVRLLGGRGHWGYGLEQLQLWAQARQNRQLAVLAGTQEEDQFLASIGTVSIELAIGLAACFRIGGSSNLRQALTCFNQLLIGGAVGIPVACPQADPLPHDWRDEANTRVGVLAYRSLLEAGDQGLMDALLGSLRLQGLSPRGLWVSGLRDPAVQRGVADLLQREGVEAVLCTTSFASVQFEEAALGAPLWESLGVPVLQVLCSSQSREQWQGSSIGLGPIDLGLQVALPELDGRVTTRIGAFKESRQTSTRLATAMVRYEPDLERLQWISALTAAWIRLRQTPATKRRVALVLANYPTRNSRLANGVGLDTPASTALILDWLGAAGYQIKGPLPADGDALIHQLLQGLTNDPESGHRPAMARFDLQTYLAWYQQLPPEGRQRLEAVWGAPETDRGLVTGPLAEPFFPIRGLDFGHVTVLIQPERGYDRDPTLSYHSPDLPPTHAYLAQYLWLRQSFGAHVVVHVGKHGNLEWLPGKGLGLSNNCFAEWALGPMPHLYPFIVNDPGEGSQAKRRAQAVILDHLTPPLGRAGLHGELQTLEALLDEYWEAQQLGSERVKGLRIRLDALLASMELPPPSPRQSPGAEAPEYELDQQLDAADGYLCELKEAQIRLGLHTYGQTPGASEAAELLLCLARAPQPPAILGLTQALAGTLGLQLDPWCDQDSDSITASDRQLIESCFDRCSLRLVGDAVALLEGRALEICQAALNGETIEPGVPPSADLAVSIQHLCEVLMPRLLACAEAEKQALLAALAGERIAAGPSGAPTRGRPDVLPTGRNFYSVDLRGLPTEAAWDLGRRSAELLLETHLQEEGEHLSHLALSVWGTATMRNGGEDIGQALALLGVRPVWDGPTRRMVDLELVPLSLLGRPRVDVTLRISGLFRDAFPQLVDWMNRATQLVAQQDEPENQNPLAASARLEGHSSRVYGSAPGAYGAGLQGLIDSGQWEQRSDLGEAFLNWSGWRYQSEAGGAIEATADRSGLEQRLGQVQVVLHNQDNREHDLLDSDDYYQFQGGLSAAAETLQGKSPAAWFGDHSRHGRPKMHRLERELDKVLRSRVLNPRWIGAMQNHGYKGGFEMAASLDYLFAYDASTGRAPDWGYGAICDQWLGDQSICDFLKRANPWALRDMAERLLEAHNRDLWQGAQKNQLELLRQLVLESEGLIEQA; this is encoded by the coding sequence ATGCACCGTCTTGCCAGTATCCCCGGGGCGCTTGATCCGGCCGATGCCGGTGCCTTCATCGAGCAACCCCCTGCCCCGGTGCTGTTGCTCAGCAGTGCGGACACCGATCTGGTCGCCATCGACCGCTTGCTTGCCCAGGAGCCAGAGCTCCTAGCCGACCATCCGCTGAGGGGCCTGAACATCAGCGCCATCTCCCATCCAGCGGTGCTGGACCACTACATCAGCAGCACCGTCAGCCAGGCCCGGTTGGTGGTGGTGCGGCTTCTGGGGGGTAGGGGCCATTGGGGCTATGGCCTGGAGCAACTGCAGCTTTGGGCCCAGGCCAGGCAAAATCGACAGCTGGCGGTTCTTGCCGGCACCCAGGAGGAGGACCAATTCCTTGCCAGCATCGGCACCGTCTCGATTGAGCTAGCCATTGGCCTGGCGGCCTGTTTTCGGATTGGCGGCAGCAGCAACCTCAGGCAGGCCCTCACCTGTTTCAACCAACTCTTGATAGGTGGAGCAGTTGGGATACCCGTTGCCTGCCCACAGGCAGATCCACTCCCCCACGACTGGCGCGATGAGGCCAATACCCGGGTGGGGGTGCTGGCCTACCGATCCCTGCTGGAGGCCGGCGACCAGGGCTTGATGGATGCCCTCCTCGGGAGCCTTCGCCTGCAGGGCCTTTCCCCCAGGGGGCTTTGGGTAAGCGGCTTGAGGGACCCAGCTGTGCAGCGTGGGGTGGCCGACCTGCTGCAGCGCGAGGGCGTTGAGGCCGTGCTCTGCACCACCTCCTTTGCCTCAGTTCAGTTTGAAGAGGCAGCCCTGGGGGCGCCCCTTTGGGAGAGCTTGGGGGTACCGGTACTGCAGGTGCTTTGCAGTAGCCAGAGTCGGGAGCAGTGGCAGGGCAGCAGCATTGGCCTCGGGCCCATCGACTTGGGCTTGCAGGTGGCCCTACCGGAACTGGATGGGCGTGTTACCACCCGGATTGGGGCCTTCAAGGAAAGCCGGCAGACGAGCACCCGCCTGGCTACTGCCATGGTGCGCTATGAGCCCGATCTGGAGCGGCTGCAGTGGATTTCAGCCCTAACGGCAGCCTGGATCAGGCTCCGCCAAACCCCAGCTACAAAGAGGCGCGTTGCCCTGGTGCTGGCCAATTACCCAACCCGCAACAGCCGCCTGGCCAATGGGGTGGGGCTCGACACTCCGGCCTCAACAGCATTGATCCTGGATTGGTTAGGGGCTGCTGGCTACCAAATCAAGGGTCCCCTGCCGGCGGATGGCGATGCCCTGATCCACCAGCTGCTGCAGGGCCTAACCAACGATCCCGAGAGTGGCCATCGTCCGGCGATGGCTCGCTTCGATTTGCAGACCTACCTGGCCTGGTACCAGCAGCTCCCCCCGGAGGGAAGGCAGCGGCTGGAAGCGGTCTGGGGGGCGCCCGAAACGGACAGGGGCCTGGTCACGGGTCCCTTGGCCGAGCCATTTTTTCCAATTCGAGGCCTGGATTTCGGCCATGTGACCGTACTGATCCAGCCGGAGCGGGGCTACGACCGGGATCCAACCCTCAGCTATCACAGCCCCGATTTACCACCGACCCATGCCTACCTGGCCCAATACCTTTGGCTCCGCCAGAGCTTTGGTGCCCATGTGGTGGTGCATGTGGGCAAACACGGCAATTTGGAGTGGCTGCCGGGCAAGGGCCTGGGGCTTTCCAACAATTGCTTTGCGGAGTGGGCCCTAGGCCCCATGCCCCACCTCTATCCATTCATAGTCAACGATCCAGGCGAGGGTTCCCAGGCCAAGCGAAGGGCCCAGGCCGTGATCCTGGACCACCTAACCCCGCCCCTTGGCAGGGCCGGACTCCATGGCGAGTTGCAAACCCTCGAGGCCCTGCTTGACGAGTACTGGGAAGCCCAGCAGCTGGGCAGCGAGAGGGTCAAGGGCCTGCGGATTCGGCTCGATGCACTGCTGGCATCGATGGAACTGCCCCCGCCATCGCCCAGACAGAGTCCTGGGGCTGAGGCTCCTGAATACGAGCTCGACCAGCAACTGGATGCAGCCGATGGCTATCTCTGTGAACTGAAGGAAGCCCAAATCCGCCTGGGGCTACACACCTATGGCCAAACCCCGGGGGCCTCTGAGGCCGCCGAACTTTTGCTATGCCTGGCCAGGGCCCCCCAGCCCCCAGCAATTTTGGGCCTAACCCAGGCATTGGCAGGGACCCTGGGTCTTCAGCTCGATCCCTGGTGCGACCAGGACTCGGACTCCATTACGGCCTCCGATCGGCAGTTGATTGAGAGTTGCTTTGACAGATGCAGCCTCCGGCTGGTGGGGGATGCAGTAGCCCTATTGGAGGGAAGGGCCCTGGAGATTTGCCAGGCCGCCCTCAACGGCGAGACGATCGAACCTGGGGTACCCCCCAGCGCAGACCTGGCGGTAAGCATCCAGCACCTATGCGAGGTGTTGATGCCTCGCCTGCTGGCCTGCGCAGAGGCCGAGAAACAGGCACTGCTAGCTGCCCTAGCTGGGGAGAGGATTGCGGCGGGTCCCTCCGGTGCACCGACCCGGGGCAGGCCGGATGTGCTGCCCACCGGCAGAAATTTTTACAGCGTTGATCTGCGGGGCTTACCCACGGAGGCGGCCTGGGATCTCGGGCGCCGCAGTGCTGAATTGCTGCTCGAAACCCATCTGCAGGAGGAGGGGGAGCACCTCAGCCACCTGGCCCTATCGGTCTGGGGTACCGCCACCATGCGCAACGGTGGTGAGGACATTGGCCAGGCCCTGGCCCTGCTGGGGGTTCGTCCTGTGTGGGATGGCCCCACCCGGCGGATGGTGGACCTGGAACTGGTTCCCCTCTCCCTGCTCGGCCGGCCCCGGGTGGATGTGACCCTGCGAATTTCGGGACTGTTTCGTGATGCCTTTCCCCAACTGGTGGATTGGATGAACCGGGCCACCCAGCTGGTGGCCCAACAGGATGAGCCCGAGAACCAAAACCCCCTGGCGGCCTCTGCTCGCCTGGAGGGGCACAGCAGCCGGGTCTATGGCTCGGCCCCAGGTGCCTATGGGGCAGGCCTGCAGGGCCTAATCGATAGCGGCCAGTGGGAGCAGCGCAGCGACCTGGGAGAGGCCTTCCTGAACTGGAGCGGCTGGCGTTACCAGAGCGAAGCAGGGGGGGCCATCGAGGCAACTGCAGACCGCAGCGGCCTTGAGCAACGCCTGGGCCAGGTGCAGGTGGTTCTCCATAACCAGGACAACCGGGAACACGACCTGCTCGACTCCGACGACTACTACCAATTTCAGGGGGGCCTCAGTGCGGCAGCGGAAACCCTCCAGGGGAAATCGCCAGCCGCCTGGTTTGGAGACCATTCCCGCCATGGCCGACCCAAAATGCACCGGCTGGAGCGGGAGCTCGACAAGGTTTTGCGCAGCCGCGTTTTAAACCCCCGCTGGATTGGGGCCATGCAGAACCATGGCTACAAGGGCGGGTTTGAGATGGCCGCCAGCCTCGACTATCTCTTCGCCTACGACGCCAGCACGGGCCGGGCCCCCGACTGGGGCTACGGGGCCATTTGCGACCAATGGTTAGGCGACCAATCCATCTGTGATTTCCTGAAACGGGCCAACCCCTGGGCCCTGCGCGACATGGCGGAACGGCTGCTTGAGGCCCACAATCGAGACCTATGGCAAGGGGCACAAAAAAACCAGCTGGAGCTGTTGCGCCAACTGGTCTTAGAAAGTGAGGGGCTAATTGAGCAGGCCTGA
- a CDS encoding branched-chain amino acid transaminase — protein MHQFLPYAWFGGKCVPFAEATISVATHALHYGTGAFGGMRALPNPADPREILLFRADRHARRLSQSAQLLLTELSEEKIHSAIEIFLQANKPSCPVYLRPFVYTSDLGIAPRLHNIETDFLIYGLELGDYLSPEGVSCRISSWVRQEDRSLPLRGKISGAYITSSLAKTEAVMSGFDEALLLNSRGKISEASGMNLFIVRDGVLITPGVDQDILEGITRASVIELAKEMGITVLERAVDKTELFIADEVFLSGTAAKVTPVRKVETTELTGKRPIMDAIRDRLTAITEGRDPAYDHWVTRIRLRD, from the coding sequence ATGCACCAATTCCTCCCCTATGCCTGGTTTGGTGGCAAATGCGTGCCGTTTGCCGAGGCCACCATTTCGGTGGCAACCCATGCCCTCCACTACGGCACGGGAGCCTTCGGTGGCATGCGGGCCCTGCCCAATCCTGCCGATCCCAGGGAGATCCTGCTATTCCGGGCTGATCGCCATGCCCGCAGATTGAGCCAGAGTGCCCAACTGCTGCTGACAGAGCTCAGCGAGGAAAAAATCCATAGCGCCATCGAGATTTTTCTGCAGGCAAATAAACCGAGCTGCCCTGTCTACCTACGGCCATTTGTCTACACAAGCGACCTGGGCATTGCCCCACGCCTGCACAACATCGAGACAGACTTCCTGATCTATGGACTGGAACTAGGCGATTACCTATCCCCCGAGGGAGTTAGCTGCAGAATTAGCTCCTGGGTCCGGCAAGAGGATCGCTCCCTACCCCTGAGGGGCAAGATAAGTGGCGCCTATATCACCAGTTCCCTGGCAAAGACCGAGGCCGTAATGAGTGGCTTTGATGAGGCACTTCTGCTAAATAGTCGTGGCAAGATTAGCGAAGCCAGTGGCATGAACCTATTTATTGTTCGCGATGGCGTCTTGATTACACCCGGTGTTGATCAGGATATCCTTGAGGGAATCACACGGGCTAGCGTGATCGAGCTTGCCAAGGAAATGGGAATCACTGTGTTGGAAAGGGCTGTAGATAAAACCGAACTTTTCATTGCAGATGAAGTATTCCTCAGTGGCACAGCAGCAAAGGTCACTCCCGTAAGGAAGGTCGAAACCACAGAGCTCACTGGCAAAAGGCCGATCATGGATGCTATCCGCGATCGCCTTACTGCAATTACGGAAGGGAGGGATCCCGCCTATGACCATTGGGTTACTAGAATCCGGTTACGCGACTAG
- the metH gene encoding methionine synthase, producing the protein MKFIERLHSQERPVLVFDGATGTSLQQMDLSADDFGGLSLEGCNENLVFTRPDAVQAVHRQFLEVGSDVIETDTFGAASIVLAEYGLEDQAFELNRRAAELAKQVAAEYSTEAKPRYVAGSMGPTTKLPTLGHIGFDAMKASYCEQAEGLIAGDVDLFIVETCQDVLQIKAALQGIEEAFVRTGQRRPLMVSVTMETTGTMLVGSDIAAVVAILEPFPIDVLGLNCATGPEQMKEHIRYLSEHSPFVVSCIPNAGLPENVGGVAHYRLTPTEMKMQLMHFVEDLGVQVIGGCCGTTPAHIGALVELAAELKPAERSVRTPETQHARPPLMVEPSAASIYGTTPYLQDNSFLIIGERLNASGSKKVRELLNTEDWDGLVAVARSQVKENAHILDVNVDYVGRDGEADMEALASRLVTNVNLPLMLDSTEWQKMEAGLKVSGGKCILNSTNYEDGDERFFKVLELAKAYGAGVVVGTIDEEGMARTAERKFAIAQRAYRDAVEFGIPAHEIFYDPLALPISTGIEEDRLNGAATIEAIKSIRTHLPGVHVVLGVSNVSFGLSPAARIVLNSVFLHDCCKAGMDAAIISPAKILPLSKISESDQQICRDLIYDQRRFEGDAKAGEGAICTYDPLTELTTLFEGVSAKEARASGPSLADLPVEERLKQHIIDGERIGLEAALNVALESYQPLHIINTFLLDGMKVVGELFGSGQMQLPFVLQSAETMKSAVAQLEPHMDVVEGQSSGKGKFLIATVKGDVHDIGKNLVDIILTNNGYQVINLGIKQSCEAIIEAQLEHQADCIAMSGLLVKSTAFMKDNLEAFNAAGISVPVILGGAALTPRFVNGDCRAVYGGQVIYGRDAFADLRFMDALMEAKSVDNWLDTKGFLVANAEQIALVGEAIEAHVTVTDEHEDDSQVDALAEIDQVSAVNNQRSAMVPAEPSLDPPFWGSKIILEDAIPLDEVFAYLDRNALFAGQWQLRKTTQQSRPEYEAMLEQKAEPILQEWIGRCRREQLLTPRVAYGYFPAGRLENSVQVFDPSDRSLCLGRFELPRQRSGNRYCISDFYADTGLSADGRPTPTDVLPMQAVTMGERATLFAKELFKADKYTDYLYFHGLAVQMAEALAEWVHARIRAEMGFGAEEPKALRDVLAQRYRGSRYSFGYPACPNVADSRQQLLWLGADRIGLAMDESDQLEPEQSTTALVALHSKARYFSA; encoded by the coding sequence ATGAAATTTATAGAGAGGCTCCACAGCCAGGAGCGTCCGGTATTGGTTTTTGATGGGGCCACTGGCACCTCCCTGCAGCAGATGGATCTGTCTGCGGACGATTTTGGGGGCTTGTCCCTAGAAGGCTGCAATGAAAATCTTGTCTTCACGCGCCCCGATGCGGTTCAGGCAGTCCATCGTCAGTTTCTGGAGGTGGGTTCTGATGTGATCGAGACAGACACCTTTGGTGCTGCTTCAATTGTCTTGGCTGAATATGGACTAGAGGATCAGGCCTTTGAGCTCAATAGGCGGGCCGCTGAGCTGGCAAAGCAGGTGGCTGCTGAGTACAGCACCGAAGCCAAGCCCCGCTATGTGGCGGGCTCGATGGGTCCCACCACAAAGTTGCCGACCCTAGGGCACATTGGTTTTGACGCGATGAAGGCGTCCTATTGCGAGCAGGCCGAGGGCTTGATCGCTGGAGATGTGGATCTATTTATTGTTGAAACCTGCCAGGATGTGCTGCAAATCAAGGCAGCACTTCAGGGAATTGAAGAGGCCTTTGTGCGCACTGGCCAGAGAAGGCCGTTGATGGTGAGTGTCACCATGGAGACCACTGGCACAATGTTAGTCGGCTCAGACATTGCAGCGGTAGTGGCGATCCTAGAGCCATTCCCCATTGATGTGCTGGGCCTTAATTGTGCGACAGGGCCGGAGCAGATGAAGGAGCACATCCGCTACCTGAGTGAGCACAGCCCCTTTGTAGTAAGTTGTATTCCCAATGCTGGTCTGCCTGAAAATGTTGGTGGAGTCGCCCACTACCGGCTGACCCCCACGGAGATGAAGATGCAGTTGATGCACTTCGTGGAAGATCTTGGCGTGCAGGTAATTGGTGGTTGCTGCGGCACCACCCCAGCCCATATAGGGGCCCTAGTGGAACTGGCCGCAGAGCTTAAGCCAGCAGAACGAAGCGTTCGTACCCCAGAAACCCAGCATGCCCGGCCGCCGCTCATGGTGGAACCCTCGGCCGCCTCTATCTATGGAACTACTCCTTACCTCCAGGACAACTCCTTTTTGATTATTGGTGAGAGATTGAATGCCAGTGGCTCAAAGAAAGTAAGGGAACTTCTCAACACAGAGGATTGGGATGGGTTGGTGGCGGTAGCCCGCAGCCAGGTAAAGGAAAATGCCCACATTCTTGACGTGAACGTCGACTATGTGGGTCGTGATGGCGAAGCAGATATGGAGGCACTGGCTAGCCGTCTCGTAACTAATGTCAACTTGCCATTGATGCTTGATTCCACTGAGTGGCAGAAGATGGAGGCGGGGTTAAAGGTCTCAGGTGGTAAGTGCATCCTTAATTCCACGAACTACGAGGACGGTGATGAGCGCTTTTTCAAGGTACTCGAACTTGCAAAGGCCTACGGCGCAGGTGTAGTCGTTGGCACCATCGATGAAGAGGGCATGGCCCGAACTGCCGAAAGAAAATTTGCCATTGCCCAGAGGGCCTATCGAGATGCGGTTGAATTTGGGATCCCGGCCCACGAAATTTTTTATGACCCCCTAGCCCTACCAATTTCAACAGGAATCGAAGAGGACAGGCTTAATGGTGCTGCCACCATTGAAGCAATTAAGAGCATCCGAACCCATCTTCCTGGAGTTCATGTGGTACTCGGTGTAAGTAATGTGAGCTTTGGCCTCTCGCCAGCAGCACGGATTGTTCTCAATTCGGTTTTCCTGCACGACTGCTGCAAGGCCGGCATGGATGCGGCCATTATCAGCCCCGCTAAAATCCTGCCCCTCAGCAAGATCAGCGAGAGTGATCAACAGATTTGCCGCGATCTTATTTATGACCAGCGCAGGTTTGAAGGTGACGCAAAGGCCGGTGAGGGGGCCATCTGCACCTATGACCCCCTTACTGAACTGACAACCCTGTTCGAGGGGGTTAGCGCTAAGGAGGCCAGGGCTTCTGGGCCATCACTGGCCGATCTTCCCGTAGAGGAAAGACTTAAACAGCACATTATTGATGGGGAACGGATAGGCCTTGAAGCTGCCCTGAATGTGGCCCTTGAAAGTTATCAGCCACTACACATAATCAATACCTTTCTCCTGGATGGCATGAAGGTGGTGGGAGAACTTTTTGGCTCCGGCCAAATGCAGCTTCCTTTTGTGCTCCAGAGCGCTGAGACAATGAAATCAGCGGTTGCCCAGCTGGAGCCGCACATGGATGTTGTTGAGGGGCAAAGCTCGGGTAAGGGTAAGTTTTTGATAGCTACTGTTAAGGGCGATGTCCATGATATTGGCAAGAATCTTGTCGATATTATTCTCACCAATAATGGCTATCAGGTCATCAATCTTGGCATTAAGCAAAGTTGCGAGGCGATAATTGAGGCCCAGCTCGAACACCAGGCAGACTGTATTGCCATGAGTGGTCTACTTGTGAAGTCTACGGCCTTCATGAAGGACAATCTCGAAGCATTTAATGCCGCAGGAATTTCCGTTCCTGTAATCCTGGGCGGAGCAGCATTAACGCCTCGCTTTGTCAACGGCGACTGTCGGGCTGTCTATGGCGGACAGGTTATTTACGGAAGGGACGCCTTTGCTGACCTGCGTTTTATGGATGCCTTGATGGAGGCCAAATCAGTTGATAATTGGCTTGATACAAAGGGCTTTCTTGTGGCCAATGCTGAGCAAATAGCTCTGGTGGGAGAAGCCATCGAAGCCCATGTCACAGTTACGGATGAGCACGAGGATGATTCCCAGGTCGACGCTCTAGCAGAAATAGATCAGGTCTCAGCTGTTAACAATCAACGTTCGGCAATGGTGCCAGCAGAGCCCTCCCTAGATCCCCCCTTCTGGGGTAGCAAAATAATCCTGGAAGATGCCATCCCCCTGGATGAAGTTTTTGCCTATCTCGATAGAAATGCTTTGTTTGCAGGCCAATGGCAACTGCGCAAAACAACCCAACAATCCCGGCCTGAATATGAGGCCATGTTGGAGCAGAAAGCAGAACCGATCCTGCAGGAATGGATCGGGCGCTGCCGCCGTGAGCAGCTGCTTACGCCAAGGGTTGCCTATGGCTACTTCCCGGCTGGTCGGCTAGAAAATTCCGTCCAGGTATTTGATCCCTCCGATCGATCACTTTGTCTTGGCAGATTCGAATTGCCCCGCCAGCGATCTGGGAATCGCTATTGCATTTCAGATTTTTATGCCGATACCGGCCTGTCCGCAGATGGAAGGCCCACGCCAACTGATGTATTGCCCATGCAGGCCGTAACCATGGGTGAGCGCGCCACCCTTTTTGCTAAGGAGCTGTTCAAGGCGGATAAATACACCGACTATCTCTATTTCCATGGCCTGGCGGTCCAGATGGCCGAGGCCTTGGCGGAATGGGTGCATGCCCGTATTCGCGCTGAAATGGGCTTTGGGGCTGAAGAGCCAAAGGCCCTTCGCGATGTTCTGGCCCAGCGCTACAGAGGTAGTCGCTATTCCTTTGGTTACCCCGCCTGTCCAAATGTGGCCGATTCTCGCCAACAACTTCTGTGGCTTGGGGCCGATCGCATAGGTCTTGCCATGGACGAGAGCGACCAACTGGAACCCGAACAGAGCACCACAGCCCTTGTTGCTCTCCACAGCAAGGCCCGCTACTTCTCTGCGTAG
- a CDS encoding DUF4090 family protein, producing MAIAGPDGVDGAIAAGLDLDGTPIPAEMLELYREVMDLESQRARSGVKKSMRNRVVKTGSKHFDQANLDARLKAAGWDGLKEREIAFFYG from the coding sequence ATGGCCATCGCAGGACCGGATGGGGTTGATGGGGCCATTGCCGCAGGTCTCGACCTGGATGGCACCCCTATCCCTGCCGAGATGCTTGAGCTCTACAGGGAAGTGATGGATCTAGAGAGCCAGCGGGCCAGGAGCGGTGTCAAAAAATCAATGCGCAATCGGGTCGTAAAGACCGGATCCAAACACTTTGATCAGGCCAACCTCGATGCGCGCCTCAAGGCTGCCGGCTGGGACGGACTTAAGGAAAGGGAAATCGCCTTCTTTTACGGCTGA
- a CDS encoding DUF2237 family protein: protein MNPQVEPQNVLGTALVTCSCNPMTGWFRDGLCKTDPTDHGQHSVCCVVTEAFLTYSKAQGNDLSTPRPDFGFPGLRPGDNWCVCAPRWLEAFEDGMAPPVRLEATEASALALISLDCLKSHAASPGT, encoded by the coding sequence ATGAACCCCCAAGTAGAGCCGCAAAACGTCCTTGGTACCGCCCTGGTGACCTGCAGCTGCAATCCGATGACCGGCTGGTTCCGCGATGGGCTCTGTAAAACCGATCCCACCGACCATGGCCAGCACAGTGTCTGCTGCGTGGTTACGGAGGCCTTCCTGACCTACAGCAAGGCCCAGGGCAACGATCTATCAACCCCCAGGCCAGATTTCGGCTTCCCCGGCCTCAGGCCCGGAGACAACTGGTGCGTCTGTGCACCCCGCTGGCTAGAGGCATTTGAGGATGGAATGGCACCACCTGTGCGGCTAGAAGCCACCGAGGCCAGCGCCCTCGCTTTGATTTCCCTGGATTGCCTGAAGTCCCATGCCGCCAGTCCAGGGACATGA
- a CDS encoding NAD(P)H-dependent glycerol-3-phosphate dehydrogenase encodes MGLRIAVLGRGAWGQTLIDIWSRQGHQVCSWSRRDGGSPVPLLANSDLVAVAVSLVGIEPLAKLLKGHWPASLPLISCSKGIDLEQLATPSQLWQQALGSMPCLVLSGPNLAAELKQGLPAASVLACSDASLGQRLQDQLSGEGLRLYTNQDPIGTEAAGALKNVIAVAAGISDGLRLGANAKASLLCRGLAEMGVVIEGLGGSASSLYGLAGLGDLLATANSPLSRNYRCGVLLAEGRTEEEAVAEIAATVEGIRTARAALKLARPHHWKLPICEQVVAVLDTQIRPADAVRALMERELKPEAQK; translated from the coding sequence ATGGGACTACGCATTGCCGTTCTCGGTAGGGGGGCCTGGGGCCAAACCCTGATCGACATCTGGAGCCGTCAAGGCCACCAGGTTTGTTCCTGGTCGCGGCGCGATGGGGGCTCCCCCGTTCCCCTGCTGGCCAATAGCGATTTGGTGGCGGTGGCGGTTTCCCTGGTGGGAATTGAGCCCCTTGCCAAATTGCTGAAGGGCCACTGGCCTGCATCCCTGCCCCTGATCAGCTGCAGTAAGGGCATTGATCTGGAACAACTAGCCACACCCAGCCAGCTCTGGCAGCAAGCGCTTGGCTCGATGCCATGCCTTGTGCTCAGTGGGCCAAACCTGGCTGCAGAACTGAAGCAGGGCCTGCCTGCCGCCAGCGTGCTCGCCTGCAGCGACGCCAGCCTGGGCCAGCGCCTCCAGGACCAACTCAGTGGTGAAGGTCTGCGCCTGTACACCAACCAGGATCCAATCGGCACTGAGGCGGCCGGAGCCCTCAAGAACGTCATCGCCGTGGCGGCTGGAATCTCCGACGGACTCCGTCTAGGGGCCAACGCCAAGGCATCGCTCCTTTGCAGGGGCCTTGCTGAAATGGGAGTAGTTATCGAGGGCTTGGGCGGCTCTGCCAGCAGCCTCTATGGCCTTGCCGGCCTGGGAGATTTGCTGGCCACGGCCAATAGCCCCTTGAGCCGGAACTACCGCTGCGGAGTGCTCCTGGCCGAGGGCCGCACTGAGGAGGAGGCCGTGGCCGAAATCGCTGCCACCGTTGAGGGCATCCGCACCGCCCGTGCTGCCCTGAAGTTGGCCAGGCCCCACCACTGGAAGCTGCCTATATGCGAACAGGTTGTGGCGGTGCTCGATACCCAGATCAGGCCCGCAGATGCGGTTAGGGCCCTGATGGAGCGTGAGCTCAAGCCCGAAGCCCAAAAGTGA
- a CDS encoding PhzF family phenazine biosynthesis protein, producing MRLPALLIEAFAAGPCAGNGAAVVRLECPLDDRILQGLARTLNQSETAFLEPKGVAWGLRWFTPTCEVPLCGHATLAALLALGHWGLLRPGEATSLQTLSGELRASLGSQQTPGASPSGAIELPYGQLLEADCPPYLCQLLRSQLAGEVQLFWRSELGYSVGLLSPDAPLDQADGLAALMAGALSGPERQGLVLMQALDQHSALPRPTVSGKAANYQLRFFAPGLGIAEDPVTGSAHALVAPYWLELLGENEVVGWQCSSRPGGMVLNPTAPGWMRIQGSGHVLWDGVLNLPDGSPE from the coding sequence GTGAGACTGCCAGCCCTACTGATCGAAGCGTTTGCAGCGGGGCCCTGCGCGGGCAACGGAGCGGCGGTGGTGCGCCTTGAGTGCCCTCTCGATGACCGAATCCTGCAGGGATTAGCCCGCACCCTGAACCAATCGGAGACGGCCTTCCTCGAGCCCAAGGGGGTGGCCTGGGGGCTGCGCTGGTTCACACCCACCTGTGAGGTGCCCCTCTGTGGCCACGCCACCCTGGCGGCACTCCTGGCCCTGGGGCATTGGGGCCTGCTTAGGCCAGGTGAAGCCACTTCCCTGCAGACCCTCAGCGGCGAGCTGCGGGCGTCCCTAGGCAGCCAGCAAACCCCAGGTGCCAGCCCCAGCGGAGCGATTGAACTGCCCTATGGCCAATTGCTGGAGGCCGATTGCCCCCCATACCTTTGCCAGCTACTCAGATCCCAATTGGCTGGGGAGGTACAACTTTTCTGGCGATCTGAACTCGGCTACTCAGTAGGTCTACTTAGCCCGGATGCCCCCCTAGATCAGGCGGATGGCCTGGCGGCGCTGATGGCTGGTGCCCTGTCCGGGCCAGAGCGCCAGGGTCTGGTCCTGATGCAGGCCTTGGATCAGCATTCAGCCCTGCCCAGGCCCACGGTCAGTGGCAAGGCTGCCAACTACCAACTTCGCTTTTTCGCCCCAGGCCTGGGAATAGCCGAGGATCCGGTCACCGGCTCCGCCCATGCCCTGGTGGCTCCCTACTGGCTGGAATTGCTTGGCGAAAATGAGGTTGTTGGCTGGCAATGCTCCAGCAGGCCCGGAGGCATGGTGCTTAATCCCACAGCGCCAGGATGGATGCGAATCCAGGGCAGCGGCCATGTGCTCTGGGATGGCGTACTGAACCTTCCGGATGGGTCTCCAGAGTGA